Proteins from a genomic interval of Salmo salar chromosome ssa14, Ssal_v3.1, whole genome shotgun sequence:
- the airim gene encoding AFG2-interacting ribosome maturation factor isoform X1, with protein MSKSVLFSVNQTLKKCFQSLENNQKVWNSVLSECKPLMVSLGNLEEQLRAFQKVQIANTPLHTFPDLHQRLHFKLIQAVDIVLGKLTDKMCSLQSVRDAISNQVSGAFQLYEQNIGSLDLATCTQRSPVAPSIADMLEWLQDAERYYRQQFLRRKNLLLTLRADDLSLLETAPKRWESLETPSGEESISESPLAAITDVSLSG; from the exons ATGTCGAAGTCTGTGTTATTTTCGGTTAACcaaacattaaaaaaatgttttcaaagcTTGGAGAACAATCAGAAAGTATGGAATTCAGTTTTGTCTGAATGCAAGCCTTTAATGGTTTCACTTGGAAACCTCGAAGAACAGTTGAGGGCGTTTCAAAAGGTCCAAATCGCCAACACCCCTCTTCACACCTTTCCTGATCTGCACCAGCGTCTTCACTTCAAGCTCATACAGGCAGTGGACATAGTTTTGGGAAAACTCACTGACAAAAT GTGTTCTCTTCAGTCTGTGCGAGATGCTATCAGTAATCAGGTGTCCGGTGCGTTCCAGTTGTATGAGCAGAATATAGGCAGCCTTGACCTAGCTACATGCACCCAGAGATCTCCAGTCGCTCCATCCATCGCTGACATGTTGGAGTGGCTTCAGGATGCAGAGCGTTACTATCGTCAACA GTTTCTGAGAAGAAAGAACTTGCTGCTGACACTGAGGGCTGATGACCTCTCCCTTCTGGAAACTGCTCCCAAGAGATGGGAGTCCCTGGAAACACCCAGTGGAGAGGAGAGCATATCAG aatcacctttggcagcgattacagatgtgagtctttctgggtaa
- the airim gene encoding AFG2-interacting ribosome maturation factor, with translation MSKSVLFSVNQTLKKCFQSLENNQKVWNSVLSECKPLMVSLGNLEEQLRAFQKVQIANTPLHTFPDLHQRLHFKLIQAVDIVLGKLTDKMCSLQSVRDAISNQVSGAFQLYEQNIGSLDLATCTQRSPVAPSIADMLEWLQDAERYYRQQFLRRKNLLLTLRADDLSLLETAPKRWESLETPSGEESISDTLFKVSFFIESQ, from the exons ATGTCGAAGTCTGTGTTATTTTCGGTTAACcaaacattaaaaaaatgttttcaaagcTTGGAGAACAATCAGAAAGTATGGAATTCAGTTTTGTCTGAATGCAAGCCTTTAATGGTTTCACTTGGAAACCTCGAAGAACAGTTGAGGGCGTTTCAAAAGGTCCAAATCGCCAACACCCCTCTTCACACCTTTCCTGATCTGCACCAGCGTCTTCACTTCAAGCTCATACAGGCAGTGGACATAGTTTTGGGAAAACTCACTGACAAAAT GTGTTCTCTTCAGTCTGTGCGAGATGCTATCAGTAATCAGGTGTCCGGTGCGTTCCAGTTGTATGAGCAGAATATAGGCAGCCTTGACCTAGCTACATGCACCCAGAGATCTCCAGTCGCTCCATCCATCGCTGACATGTTGGAGTGGCTTCAGGATGCAGAGCGTTACTATCGTCAACA GTTTCTGAGAAGAAAGAACTTGCTGCTGACACTGAGGGCTGATGACCTCTCCCTTCTGGAAACTGCTCCCAAGAGATGGGAGTCCCTGGAAACACCCAGTGGAGAGGAGAGCATATCAG ATACACTGTTTAAAGTGTCCTTTTTCATTGAGTCACAGTGA
- the airim gene encoding AFG2-interacting ribosome maturation factor isoform X2 — MSKSVLFSVNQTLKKCFQSLENNQKVWNSVLSECKPLMVSLGNLEEQLRAFQKVQIANTPLHTFPDLHQRLHFKLIQAVDIVLGKLTDKMCSLQSVRDAISNQVSGAFQLYEQNIGSLDLATCTQRSPVAPSIADMLEWLQDAERYYRQQYLFRVTVLLYQY; from the exons ATGTCGAAGTCTGTGTTATTTTCGGTTAACcaaacattaaaaaaatgttttcaaagcTTGGAGAACAATCAGAAAGTATGGAATTCAGTTTTGTCTGAATGCAAGCCTTTAATGGTTTCACTTGGAAACCTCGAAGAACAGTTGAGGGCGTTTCAAAAGGTCCAAATCGCCAACACCCCTCTTCACACCTTTCCTGATCTGCACCAGCGTCTTCACTTCAAGCTCATACAGGCAGTGGACATAGTTTTGGGAAAACTCACTGACAAAAT GTGTTCTCTTCAGTCTGTGCGAGATGCTATCAGTAATCAGGTGTCCGGTGCGTTCCAGTTGTATGAGCAGAATATAGGCAGCCTTGACCTAGCTACATGCACCCAGAGATCTCCAGTCGCTCCATCCATCGCTGACATGTTGGAGTGGCTTCAGGATGCAGAGCGTTACTATCGTCAACAGTATCTTTTCCGTGtcactgtattactgtaccaGTACTAG
- the LOC106570172 gene encoding claudin-9-like, which translates to MVNTGMQLISFTCAVTGWVMAIAVTALPQWKVSAFIGSNILTSEIKWEGIWMSCIYQTTGHMQCKTYDSMLALPPDLQAARALMCVAIFLGWLSCTVSCCGMKCTTCAGDDRRAKAGIALSGGVLFILTGLCVLVPVSWTANTVVQDFYNPNVPVMYKRELGQAIYLGWASAVILIISGAVLSSTCPHIERGGGEYRRGYMGRSFPNLRPSPLAPDPPKPITSNSVPLKEYV; encoded by the coding sequence ATGGTCAACACAGGCATGCAGCTGATCAGCTTCACCTGCGCGGTGACAGGTTGGGTCATGGCCATCGCGGTGACGGCCTTGCCTCAGTGGAAGGTGTCAGCCTTCATCGGCAGCAACATCCTCACCTCCGAGATCAAGTGGGAGGGCATCTGGATGAGCTGCATCTACCAGACCACTGGCCACATGCAGTGCAAGACCTACGACTCCATGCTGGCTCTGCCCCCGGACCTCCAGGCAGCTCGTGCCCTCATGTGTGTGGCCATCTTCCTGGGCTGGCTGTCCTGCACCGTGTCCTGCTGCGGCATGAAGTGCACCACGTGTGCTGGGGATGACCGTCGCGCCAAGGCGGGCATCGCCCTCTCCGGCGGCGTGCTATTCATCCTGACGGGCCTGTGCGTGCTGGTGCCCGTCTCCTGGACCGCCAACACGGTGGTCCAGGACTTCTACAACCCCAACGTGCCTGTCATGTACAAGCGAGAGCTGGGCCAGGCAATCTACCTGGGTTGGGCATCTGCAGTTATTCTGATAATCAGCGGAGCCGTGCTGAGCAGCACCTGCCCCCATAtcgagaggggtggaggggagtaCCGCCGGGGATACATGGGCCGGAGCTTTCCTAACTTGCGCCCCTCCCCCCTCGCACCTGATCCTCCGAAACCTATCACCTCAAACAGCGTGCCCCTGAAAGAATATGTGTAG